In one Ornithinimicrobium pratense genomic region, the following are encoded:
- a CDS encoding ATP-grasp domain-containing protein yields the protein MNIVFVEPHFPRNQREFPRVLAQAGANVIGVGETPADYLDDELRSTMVHYEQVGSVTNLGEMTEAVRRIQDKVWVDRLESTIEAHQLVAAQVREALGIPGTSVHTTWLCRDKPSMKEALRQAGVPTAASTGADSAEQVWDFARQVGYPLILKPRDAAGAADTIRVDGDTELGAALSSMGNYPSIAVEEFISGHEGFYDTLTIDGRVELDFVSHYFPGVLEAMRTRWISPQFVATNRIDGGGLYEEIREMGRRVGDALGIGTSATHMEWFHGPKGLKFSEIGARPPGVGCWDLYNAANDMDVYAAWAEAIVHGRVSQRPSRSHSAGIIALRPDQDGVIHGYSGLEDVENRYGRWIIDAYIPSPGTGTQPVAAGYMANAWIRMRHPDFDTLRQMLDDVGRTVHVYAG from the coding sequence GTGAACATCGTCTTCGTCGAGCCGCACTTCCCCAGGAACCAGCGCGAGTTCCCGCGGGTGCTGGCCCAGGCGGGGGCCAACGTCATCGGGGTCGGCGAGACCCCAGCCGACTACCTGGACGACGAGCTCCGGAGCACGATGGTGCACTACGAGCAGGTCGGCTCGGTGACCAACTTGGGCGAGATGACCGAGGCGGTCCGCCGCATCCAGGACAAGGTCTGGGTCGACCGGCTGGAGTCCACCATCGAGGCCCACCAGCTGGTGGCCGCCCAGGTCCGGGAGGCGCTCGGCATACCCGGCACCTCCGTGCACACCACCTGGCTGTGCCGCGACAAGCCGTCGATGAAGGAGGCCCTGCGCCAGGCCGGGGTGCCCACCGCGGCCTCGACCGGCGCTGACTCCGCCGAACAGGTCTGGGACTTCGCCCGCCAGGTCGGCTACCCGCTCATCCTCAAGCCCCGGGACGCCGCGGGTGCCGCTGACACGATCCGGGTCGACGGTGACACCGAGCTGGGCGCGGCGCTGTCGTCGATGGGCAACTACCCCTCGATCGCGGTGGAGGAGTTCATCTCCGGCCACGAGGGCTTCTACGACACCCTCACGATCGATGGACGGGTCGAGCTCGACTTCGTCTCCCACTACTTCCCGGGCGTGCTGGAGGCCATGCGCACCCGGTGGATCAGCCCGCAGTTCGTGGCCACCAACCGCATCGACGGCGGCGGGCTCTACGAGGAGATCCGCGAGATGGGCCGCCGGGTGGGCGACGCGCTGGGCATCGGCACCTCCGCCACCCACATGGAGTGGTTCCACGGGCCCAAGGGGCTGAAGTTCTCCGAGATCGGGGCCCGCCCTCCCGGGGTGGGCTGCTGGGACCTCTACAACGCCGCCAACGACATGGACGTGTATGCCGCGTGGGCGGAGGCGATCGTGCACGGCCGGGTCAGCCAACGGCCCAGCCGCAGCCACAGCGCCGGCATCATCGCGCTGCGCCCGGACCAGGATGGGGTGATCCACGGCTACAGCGGGCTGGAGGACGTGGAGAACCGATACGGGCGGTGGATCATCGACGCCTACATCCCCAGCCCTGGCACGGGCACCCAACCGGTCGCGGCCGGCTACATGGCCAACGCCTGGATCCGGATGCGGCACCCGGACTTCGACACCCTGCGCCAGATGCTTGACGACGTGGGTCGCACGGTGCACGTGTATGCCGGCTGA